Proteins encoded within one genomic window of Aurantiacibacter spongiae:
- the bamA gene encoding outer membrane protein assembly factor BamA yields the protein MTSRHYAVALLGCSMLAGLPIAASAQDTGGAADQSGAQPATQPTPTPTPAPTQAPAGAQPQTQQPRVQGDVIRTIAVAGAQRLEPETIISYISLRPGQVYTAAAADQALIDLANTELFADYRIENNDGNVVITVVENPIINRVILEGNRRIDNDKILPEINLAPRQIFTRSRVRADVARIIELYKRQGRFAATVEPQMVQLDQNRVDVIFEISEGPKSKVRQINIIGNEVFSDGDLKDEMLTREASLLAIFSSNTSYDPDRLAFDQQKLRQFYLTQGYADFRVVSAVAELTPDKRDFIITYVVEEGERYKFGDVQVESQLRDFDSDVLSSQLSIEEGDWYDAEKVDDIVEGLTETAGTFGYAFADVRPRISRNPETLTMDVTFTVADAPRVYIESIDINGNTLTQDKVIRREFRLAEGDAFSSLQVRRSTARINSLGYFQENFEIEQVEGSTPDRVILQANVQENPTGELSLSAGFSSLESFIFNGSIRQNNFRGRGQTIGLGVNYSRYSKSANISFTEPKLFDRDIAAGFDIYRQDYNNGYFDRDSATYEQTTTGLALRTGVPLTEYMSLLARYTLNYQQVSVDEARFFADFDGDGVAQCEPLIAGRYLCDALGNRLQSILGLNLNYSTLNSRVRPTSGTQATIGVDFAGLGGDTKYLRGRVNAQRFWSLGAGFIGSLSFEGGYIHGLNDRGPNSDSVLLTDRFFLGEGQMRGFDIRGVGPRVVRRFYTTDEDGNQVLFPLDAKENQDDALGGRAYYLARGEVEIPLGSGARELGIRPSVFVDVGSVFGVTDPTLVQSPLPDGLFIPQRDGDGNALYSQAVLGDDGQVIDNILTTNPISPTGTENTPIGRRLPPFTEEFVGDTPSPRVSVGIGINWNSPFGPFRIDIATALLKERGDETKTFSFNVGTQF from the coding sequence ATGACTTCACGCCATTACGCGGTGGCCCTGCTGGGCTGTTCGATGCTGGCAGGGCTGCCGATCGCGGCATCCGCGCAGGACACGGGCGGCGCGGCGGATCAGTCCGGCGCACAACCCGCCACCCAGCCTACGCCGACCCCCACACCCGCGCCGACGCAGGCGCCCGCCGGGGCGCAACCGCAAACGCAGCAGCCGCGGGTGCAGGGCGACGTCATCCGCACCATCGCCGTCGCCGGCGCGCAGCGGCTGGAGCCGGAAACCATCATCAGCTACATCAGCCTGCGACCCGGTCAGGTCTACACCGCCGCCGCCGCCGACCAGGCGCTGATCGACCTCGCCAATACCGAACTGTTCGCCGATTACCGGATCGAGAACAATGACGGCAACGTCGTCATCACCGTGGTCGAGAACCCGATCATCAACCGGGTGATCCTGGAGGGCAATCGCCGGATCGACAACGACAAGATCCTGCCCGAGATCAACCTCGCCCCGCGCCAGATCTTCACCCGCAGCCGGGTGCGTGCCGATGTCGCCCGCATCATCGAGCTGTACAAGCGGCAGGGCCGCTTCGCCGCGACGGTCGAACCGCAGATGGTCCAGCTCGACCAGAACCGCGTCGACGTGATCTTCGAGATTTCCGAGGGGCCGAAGTCCAAGGTCCGCCAGATCAACATCATCGGCAACGAGGTGTTTTCGGACGGCGACCTGAAGGACGAGATGCTGACGCGCGAGGCCAGCCTGCTCGCCATCTTCAGCTCCAACACCAGCTACGATCCCGACCGCCTGGCCTTCGACCAGCAGAAGCTGCGCCAGTTCTACCTGACGCAGGGCTATGCCGATTTCCGCGTGGTATCCGCCGTGGCCGAGCTGACGCCCGACAAGCGCGACTTCATCATCACCTATGTCGTCGAGGAGGGTGAGCGCTACAAGTTCGGGGACGTCCAGGTCGAAAGCCAGTTGCGCGATTTCGACAGCGACGTGCTCAGCTCGCAGCTCTCGATCGAGGAAGGCGACTGGTACGATGCGGAAAAGGTGGATGACATCGTCGAGGGGCTGACCGAGACGGCCGGCACCTTCGGCTACGCCTTCGCCGACGTGCGCCCGCGCATCTCGCGCAATCCCGAAACGCTGACGATGGACGTGACCTTCACCGTCGCCGATGCGCCGCGCGTCTATATCGAGTCTATCGACATCAACGGCAACACGCTGACGCAGGACAAGGTCATCCGCCGCGAATTCCGCCTGGCAGAAGGCGATGCGTTCAGCTCGCTGCAGGTGCGCCGTTCGACGGCACGCATCAATTCGCTGGGCTATTTCCAGGAAAACTTCGAGATCGAGCAGGTCGAGGGCAGCACGCCCGACCGCGTGATCCTGCAGGCCAACGTGCAGGAGAACCCGACCGGCGAACTGTCGCTATCGGCGGGGTTCTCCAGCCTCGAAAGCTTCATATTCAATGGCTCGATCCGGCAGAACAACTTCCGCGGGCGCGGCCAGACGATCGGGCTGGGCGTCAACTATTCGCGCTATTCCAAGTCGGCGAACATCAGCTTCACCGAACCCAAGCTGTTCGACCGCGACATCGCCGCCGGCTTCGACATCTACCGGCAGGACTACAACAACGGCTATTTCGACCGCGACAGCGCGACCTACGAGCAGACCACGACGGGCCTGGCGCTGCGCACCGGCGTGCCGCTGACCGAATATATGAGCCTGCTCGCGCGCTATACGCTCAACTACCAGCAGGTAAGCGTGGACGAAGCGCGCTTCTTCGCCGATTTCGATGGCGACGGGGTTGCGCAGTGCGAGCCGCTGATCGCCGGGCGCTATCTGTGCGATGCGCTGGGCAACCGGTTGCAGTCGATCCTCGGCCTCAACCTTAATTACAGCACGCTCAACAGCCGGGTCCGCCCGACCAGCGGGACGCAGGCGACCATCGGCGTCGATTTCGCCGGCCTGGGGGGCGATACGAAATATCTGCGCGGGCGCGTGAACGCACAGCGTTTCTGGTCCCTCGGGGCGGGCTTCATCGGTTCGCTTTCTTTCGAGGGCGGTTACATCCACGGTCTCAACGACCGCGGCCCCAATTCCGACAGCGTGCTGCTGACCGACCGGTTCTTCCTCGGCGAGGGGCAGATGCGCGGCTTCGACATCCGCGGCGTCGGCCCGCGCGTGGTGCGGCGCTTCTACACCACCGACGAGGACGGCAACCAGGTTCTCTTCCCGCTCGACGCGAAGGAGAACCAGGACGATGCGCTGGGCGGGCGCGCCTATTACCTCGCTCGCGGCGAGGTCGAGATTCCGCTCGGCTCGGGCGCACGCGAACTGGGCATCCGCCCCTCGGTGTTCGTCGATGTCGGCTCCGTCTTCGGCGTGACCGACCCGACGCTGGTGCAAAGCCCGCTGCCCGACGGCCTGTTCATTCCGCAGCGCGACGGCGACGGCAACGCGCTCTATTCGCAGGCTGTGCTGGGAGACGACGGCCAGGTCATCGACAATATTCTCACGACCAACCCGATCAGCCCGACCGGCACCGAGAACACCCCCATCGGCCGGCGCCTGCCGCCGTTCACCGAGGAATTCGTCGGCGACACGCCTTCACCTCGCGTTTCGGTTGGCATCGGTATCAACTGGAATTCGCCTTTCGGACCGTTCCGAATCGACATCGCCACGGCGCTGCTGAAGGAGCGCGGCGATGAAACGAAGACCTTCTCATTCAACGTAGGAACCCAATTCTGA